From one Plasmodium knowlesi strain H genome assembly, chromosome: 11 genomic stretch:
- a CDS encoding mitochondrial import receptor subunit TOM40, putative: protein MEIPGFGFLHRWRRERGEKFGKCKYPFLDALKKGNASLWRRGRSGLITQCEEKSNELPKEGEKSTLLDNDGDGKKNKMNEDDTNALKEQANSPMPNSFDAPEALLFENLNKEYKFITTQDNFDGFRFEVDKSVNKYLQSTHTLFLGTTLRDVGYLYQFGANFTNSDNSLLMISRVNIDGSVNGRFCKKIKNDIDCKLNFNTYAKSDTRNMYEMAIEVNKPIYTYNVKTIWQGTWIFNASYTQMLSRKFQAGVDLTYIASNCASIGSFGLRYQHKNNVLSMQVVRQPNFKSPEFMLNQTHLYKIQYAKKISDRLSLGTELEVTPQTKESAMRLGWDYSFRHAKVQGSIDTSGKIAVFTQDYSGFGVSGYIDYPNNEYKFGFMMHIAPAQEQPVQA from the coding sequence ATGGAAATTCCTGGGTTTGGATTTTTACACAGATGGCGAAGAGAAAGAGGAGAGAAATTCGGAAAATGTAAGTACCCCTTCCTGGACGCcctgaaaaaagggaatgcaTCTTTGTGGAGGAGGGGAAGGTCTGGGCTGATCACGCAGTGTGAGGAAAAATCAAACGAATTGCccaaagaaggagaaaaaagcacCTTATTAGATAACGATggagatgggaaaaaaaacaaaatgaatgaagatGATACAAATGCGTTGAAGGAGCAAGCGAACTCTCCCATGCCGAATTCATTCGACGCTCCAGAGGCTTTACTCTTTGAAAACCTAAACAAGGAATACAAGTTTATAACTACACAAGACAACTTTGATGGGTTCAGATTCGAAGTCGATAAAAGCGTGAACAAATATTTACAGTCGACACATACACTTTTCCTTGGCACAACGTTAAGGGATGTCGGATACTTGTATCAATTCGGAGCAAACTTCACCAACAGTGATAACAGCTTGCTAATGATCAGCAGGGTAAACATTGATGGCAGCGTGAATGGTAGGttctgcaaaaaaataaaaaacgacaTCGACTGCAAGCTCAACTTTAACACATATGCGAAGAGTGACACGAGAAACATGTACGAAATGGCTATAGAAGTTAATAAGcctatatacacatacaacGTAAAAACCATATGGCAGGGCACTTGGATCTTTAACGCATCCTACACACAGATGTTAAGTAGAAAGTTTCAGGCCGGGGTGGACTTAACCTACATCGCATCCAACTGTGCTTCCATTGGATCCTTTGGACTTCGATATCAGCACAAAAATAATGTCCTGTCAATGCAAGTCGTAAGACAGCCAAATTTTAAATCCCCTGAATTTATGCTTAATCAGACACACTTATATAAAATCCAGTACGCTAAGAAAATCTCCGATAGGTTATCCTTGGGGACAGAACTTGAAGTAACTCCGCAGACGAAGGAATCTGCCATGCGTCTAGGTTGGGATTACTCCTTTCGTCATGCCAAGGTCCAGGGGAGCATCGACACCAGTGGGAAGATTGCCGTGTTCACACAAGATTACTCAGGCTTTGGGGTCAGTGGGTATATAGACTACCCGAATAATGAGTACAAGTTTGGCTTCATGATGCACATAGCCCCCGCGCAAGAGCAGCCCGTGCAGGCGTGA
- a CDS encoding malate:quinone oxidoreductase, putative codes for MLRVKNVFCRYRSGKGVSEAPCSAVDRVRCVSTLNSVGSIGPINQVGSVGDLNGAKRVRRMSSGEELAADVYDTVVIGGGVTGTALLFLLSKFTSLKKLAIIERRSDFALVASHGKNNSQTIHCGDIETNYSFEKAKFIKRYADMLRNYLCHLPAEKREDISSVTQKMVLGVGEKECNFLEQRYPVFKNLFKSMKLYNKNDIHRVEPRVALKNDKTLREEMLSALYMPPELTTCDYQKLSRSFVESARSMNSVNSKKISINVNTEVTNIEEVNDSLYIIHTNKGIIKSRFVVVCACGHSLMIAQKMKYGLEYSCLPVAGSFYFSGNILKGKVYTIQNPALPFAAVHGDPDIIEKGKTRFGPTALPLPLLERDNMKTLVDFLKVWNPDFNLFHVYFNLFKDPTMLKYVCRNFLFEIPILNKYLFLKDVRKIIPSLTTRDLTYCVGYGGVRPQLINKVSKKLILGEGKIDSGKNIIFNITPSPGATTCLGNGEFDMNTICERLNATVDKNAVKKFLYQGEYPVDYL; via the coding sequence ATGCTGCGAGTGAAGAACGTATTCTGTAGGTACAGGAGCGGGAAGGGGGTTTCAGAGGCCCCGTGCAGTGCAGTTGATAGAGTTAGATGTGTGAGCACGCTTAACTCAGTCGGTTCAATTGGTCCAATTAACCAAGTCGGTTCGGTGGGTGATCTTAATGGGGCGAAGCGAGTGCGCCGCATGAGCAGCGGGGAGGAGTTGGCAGCTGATGTCTACGACACAGTCGTCATAGGGGGGGGCGTGACTGGAACCGCCCTGCTCTTTCTCTTGTCAAAATTTACAAGCCTAAAGAAGCTAGCCATTATAGAGAGGAGGAGCGACTTCGCTTTGGTTGCTTCGCATGGAAAGAATAACAGTCAGACTATACACTGTGGAGATATAGAAACAAATTACTCCTTCGAAAAGGCAAAGTTTATAAAGCGCTATGCGGATATGTTGAGGAATTATTTGTGTCATCTTCCAGCTGAGAAGAGGGAGGATATTTCAAGTGTCACCCAAAAAATGGTTCTCGGGGTAGGCGAGAAGGAATGTAACTTCCTCGAACAAAGGTATCCCGTATTTAAAAATCTTTTTAAGTCCATGAAGCTttacaacaaaaatgatatacATAGGGTAGAACCCAGAGTagctttaaaaaatgacaagaCACTTAGAGAGGAAATGTTATCAGCTTTGTACATGCCACCAGAATTAACGACTTGCGATTATCAGAAACTGTCGAGAAGTTTTGTTGAATCGGCTAGATCAATGAATAGTGTGAATTCCAAGAAAATTTCGATAAACGTTAATACGGAAGTTACAAACATAGAAGAAGTGAATGattcattatatataatacatacCAACAAAGGAATTATCAAATCAAGGTTCGTTGTTGTTTGTGCATGTGGGCACTCCCTAATGATTgctcaaaaaatgaaatacggATTGGAATATAGTTGTCTTCCAGTGGCAGGaagtttctatttttccGGTAATATACTTAAGGGAAAAGTGTATACCATACAGAACCCAGCTCTCCCATTTGCTGCTGTACATGGAGACCCCGATATTatcgaaaaggggaagactCGTTTTGGACCCACTGCACTTCCATTGCCATTATTGGAGAGAGATAATATGAAAACATTAGTCGACTTCCTAAAGGTTTGGAACCCTGATTTCAATCTTTTCCATGTTTATTTTAACCTTTTCAAAGATCCAACAATGTtaaaatatgtatgtagGAACTTCCTCTTCGAAATTCCCATCCTTAATAAGTACTTATTTTTGAAAGATgtgagaaaaattattccttccttgaCGACTAGAGATCTCACCTACTGTGTTGGCTATGGTGGAGTCAGACCACAACTGATAAATAAAGTTAGCAAGAAACTTATCCTTGGAGAGGGGAAAATAGACTCTGGGaagaatattatttttaacatcACCCCCTCCCCTGGAGCCACCACCTGTTTAGGAAACGGAGAGTTTGACATGAACACCATATGTGAGCGCCTCAATGCCACTGTGGATAAGAATGCTGTGAAGAAATTTCTCTATCAGGGGGAATATCCCGTCGATTATTTGTAG
- a CDS encoding AP-2 complex subunit alpha, putative — MMKHSIKGLYCFIDEIRNCKCLEDEEKKVLQEIIKIKKKFNEKNISNYKRKKYIWKLIYCHILGYGISLSYLDIIKLMSSSNFSDKYCGYTALSLLVSENNEMLHMMISTIKLDLKSNDEKVNFLALHFASQKINDLLIENMYDDILHIVTSNYIYKPNIRKKAFLCLSNIYKKRHDLLLKNKTELEIFKFLDQNLNEVNMFNVFAYLNLIYVIILVFQKYEAMQQYREKQKSRKKKYTNKGDDANDHDDNDDEDDDDGSDYDEEDDSTGGGNRRDEHSIKREDLKVDSSNFSSFSNKRIISLNIKDEVKRMGYHKNNSSSLSNEQSFLYNDLKKVDKIMEIDSQCSLNMEEINFCEIRKYINKYIHFILNVLYLILDENLKIDEGFYYSEFRYPFLLIKCLQMVQLYDLYGLSQNTINNINDILYRIVSKPFKKLQGKIGFETSKTKSGRSFGHDLSNSHNISGNDGGHHRASGHIIDRKNIFRKSFSKNSFYMGMKKSKEELRNEKSTTYIEYAIIYECCNVYNFLGKKIEDRNRDIILCLITNSFDSKRSNINYVILNSLSKLKMNNKIYSMLENHIMHLINLLNNDDITIKLQTFNILFNMCNTSNWKLLINVFLHHLPYIDPYIQNEIIIKISILAENFSPDLSWYIDVIFKMIEITYRYIFPEVWFRLVQVVSGFVEGDKSGKVTDKAGDKADKGDNRDKKESISSDNSKVKEEQKVQTYAAMKCYKYLADRYTKIELLIDLCSYIIGSFGHLIKDKVPMSTQLKVLEMYFTLGSSNTKCVILMAIMKMVFYESKLMPAVKKILTSCITHTDLELQTRACEFLNLCNLNNPAVLNCLLKGMPLYHTKKVHENFLIKRLLEKNKHAVIDFNEKDNSLKFDKHEEKDKSSIRHDKNDKYGDSDDSRSKGSSSTSSDGSYDHKVRRKMSNGSAASSGNSQKSSSSLSTHRTKNSSEDHTDDNAKLFKSLCLQKANNINDLWFNACLLDKSLFFKNAVLSILIKQKYQENKAILTFYVKNISKTVVNLASIRIEDCEQMNIKETKIAMNEKIDSDAVYIHKIIITISDIFYNIPSIYFNVLTPNSANASLSSKLPILITRFIKENKMNEATFKIYWKALTQVHNEDIIMGVPKFSKKYFFNYLINAFNFYILKIGSLICASGYIHFPTSDSENKILILVKIRHEMKGCQISVVSSIKHLNNYLNKIFEIYLIKNK; from the exons ATGATGAAACACAGTATCAAGGGGCTTTACTGCTTCATCGACGAGATCCGCAACTGCAAATGCCTGGAGGACGAGGAGAAGAAAGTTTTacaggaaataataaaaataaaaaaaaagttcaatgaaaaaaatatcagcaactataaaagaaaaaagtacatatGGAAACTTATCTATTGTCATATATTAGGGTATGGCATTTCTCTGTCCTACCTAGACATAATCAAGTTAATGAGTAGCTCCAATTTTAGCGACAAGTACTGTGGGTACACAGCCTTGTCCCTGTTGGTTAGCGAAAACAACGAAATGCTTCACATGATGATTAGTACGATCAAGTTAGATCTGAAAAGCAATGATGAAAAGGTGAACTTCCTAGCACTGCATTTTGCAAGCCAAAAAATTAACGATCTTCTTATTGAAAATATGTATGATGACATACTCCACATTGTCACATcgaattatatatacaagcCGAACATTAGGAAGAAGGCCTTCCTCTGCTTATCCAACATATACAAAAAGAGACACGACCTATTGttgaaaaacaaaacggaGTTGGagattttcaaatttttagaTCAGAACTTGAACGAAGTAAATATGTTTAATGTTTTCGCATACCTCAATTTAATATACGTTATCATTTTGGTTTTCCAAAAATATGAGGCAATGCAACAATATCGGGAGAAACAGAAgagcaggaagaaaaagtacacCAACAAAGGTGATGATGCGAACGATCATGATGATAACGATGAcgaagacgatgatgatggtaGTGATTACGACGAGGAGGATGATAGTACGGGCGGAGGGAATCGCAGAGATGAACACTCTATCAAGAGAGAAGACCTCAAAGTTGACTCGAGCAATTTTAGCAGTTTTAGCAACAAGAGAATTATCTCGCTAAATATAAAGGACGAGGTGAAAAGGATGGGGTACCACAAGAACAACAGCTCTTCCCTCTCAAACGAACAGAGCTTCCTGTACAACGATTTGAAGAAGGTAGATAAAATAATGGAAATCGACTCACAGTGCAGTTTGAACatggaggaaataaatttttgtgaaataagaaaatacaTTAACAAGTATATCCACTTCATCCTGAATGTACTATACCTCATTTtggatgaaaatttaaaaattgatgaaGGGTTCTACTATAGCGAGTTCAGGTACCCCTTCCTGTTGATTAAGTGTCTACAGATGGTGCAGTTGTACGACCTGTATGGTTTGTCACAGAACACCATTAACAATATTAACGATATTCTATATAGGATAGTTAGTAAGCCCTTTAAGAAGTTGCAAGGGAAGATAGGCTTCGAAACGAGCAAAACGAAAAGTGGTCGCTCCTTTGGACACGACCTTTCCAACTCACACAACATAAGTGGCAACGACGGTGGCCATCACCGTGCCAGTGGCCATATAATCgacaggaaaaatattttcagaaAGAGCTTCTCCAAAAACAGCTTCTACATGGGGATGAAGAAGTCTAAAGAGGAACTCCGAAACGAAAAGAGCACCACATATATCGAGTACGCCATCATATACGAATGTTGTAATGTTTACAATTTccttgggaaaaaaattgaagatagAAATAGGGATATCATTCTATGTCTTATCACAAATTCTTTTGATTCAAAAAGGTCTAACATAAATTACGTTATCCTGAACAGTTTATCCAAgctaaaaatgaacaataaaatatatagcaTGTTGGAAAATCACATTATGCATTTGATTAACCTTCTCAACAATGATGATATAACAATAAAACTGCAAACTTttaacattctttttaatatgtGTAATACATCTAATTGGAAATTACTTATTAACGTTTTCCTGCATCACCTTCCATACATAGATCCATATATACAGAATGagataataataaaaatatccatCTTGGCAGAGAATTTTTCACCTGACTTGTCTTGGTATATTGATGTTATATTCAAGATGATTGAAATTACatatagatatatttttcctgagGTGTGGTTTCGCTTGGTTCAGGTTGTCAGTGGGTTTGTTGAAGGGGATAAATCAGGGAAGGTGACAGACAAAGCGGGAGATAAAGCGGATAAAGGAGATAACCGAGACAAGAAGGAAAGTATCTCCTCCGATAACAGTAAAGTTAAGGAGGAACAGAAGGTACAGACTTACGCTGCGATGAAGTGTTACAAATACTTGGCTGATCGATATACAAAAATTGAATTGCTCATCGATCTGTGTTCATACATCATTGGCTCCTTTGGGCATCTCATAAAGGATAAAGTACCCATGAGTACTCAACTAAAAGTTCTGGAAATGTACTTCACCCTAGGGTCATCGAACACCAAGTGTGTGATTCTGATGGCCATAATGAAAATGGTTTTCTATGAGAGTAAGCTCATGCCTGCCGTGAAGAAAATTCTTACGAGTTGTATTACACACACAGACTTGGAACTTCAAACCAGGGCCTGTGAATTTCTCAACCTTTGTAATTTGAACAACCCTGCTGTCCTCAATTGCCTACTGAAGGGCATGCCGCTCTATCATACGAAGAAGGTTCACGAGAACTTCCTTATCAAGCGCCTCCTGGAAAAGAACAA GCACGCCGTCATCGACTTTAACGAAAAGGATAACTCCCTCAAATTCGATAAACATGAAGAGAAAGACAAGTCGAGCATCAGACACGACAAGAACGACAAGTACGGAGACAGCGATGACAGCCGCAGCAAGGGATCTTCCTCGACCTCCTCGGATGGAAGTTACGATCATAAAgttaggagaaaaatgagtAACGGATCAGCGGCTTCATCCGGAAATTCGCAAAAATCCTCATCCTCTTTATCCACACACAGAACCAAAAACTCAAGTGAGGACCACACGGATGATAATGCAAAGCTCTTTAAGTCGCTCTGCTTGCAAAAGGCAAACAACATTAATGACCTTTGGTTCAATGCCTGCCTCCTGGAcaaatcccttttttttaagaatgcTGTTTTATCCATCCTCATAAAGCAAAAGTACCAGGAGAACAAGGCCATCCTCACTTTttacgtaaaaaatatatcaaaaaCTGTGGTGAACTTGGCAAG TATCCGTATTGAGGATTGTGAACAGATGAATATAAAGGAGACCAAAATTGCGATGAATGAGAAAATAGATTCCGACGCTGTATATATccataaaattataattacaATTTCGGATATCTTCTACAATATCCCTAGCATATACTTCAATGTCTTGACACCGAACTCGGCG AACGCGAGTCTATCGTCCAAGCTACCCATCCTCATTACGCGCTTCatcaaggaaaataaaatgaacgaGGCGACCTTCAAAATTTACTGGAAAGCTCTCACGCAGGTCCACAACGAGGATATCATAATGGGCGTCCCGAAGTTTTCgaaaaaatactttttcaACTATCTCATTAACgcatttaatttttacattttgaaG ATCGGCTCGCTTATCTGCGCCTCTGGATACATACATTTCCCCACCTCGGATAgcgaaaacaaaattttaattctCGTTAAAATACGGCATGAGATGAAAGG gTGCCAAATCTCAGTTGTGTCCAGTATCAAGCACTTGAATAACTACCTGAACAAAATATTTGAGATTTATCTTATAAAGAACAAATAG
- a CDS encoding ras GTPAse, putative yields the protein MENLRILVLGDVGVGKSSFLKLITEKFSEIYPINFFDYYMHLDEEEARNKFVSAKDLAENNCKSKRVQALVESMFFQAKKNFLQFIESKMKGYNFFGEQRHKYTYGFEIFTFLWYMDKAYKKNKYEKNIPLNIKQSEGLLTDILSNDCKDEKVLLVEFLEIGGIQTYSCIRNIFYTKHDGILLVYDSSNNKSYHNLAKWVYEVYEHRKLPSDMFCSAKRGRNKFWNLFKGVKTEDKGGAEDHSGRDTSKGCTDHGGYLDSRKQRKNGTYIKHNVKHHAEYNADSYANRYASGYSDGNASHRERHLDEDPFASGDDSDIEKGHAKKGDQFLKGEIPIACVATKIDKKNAKEKPASVKTPETSIFYRFFFPEFSVNATNEAVIANKDNVKRKKEILKKLENHITQATEIKASSIDCVVDLEKFVHFLRSVYEKKYNSAKLNG from the coding sequence ATGGAGAACCTAAGAATACTTGTGCTAGGGGATGTGGGCGTGGGGAAGAGCTCCTTCCTGAAGCTTATAACGGAGAAGTTTTCCGAAATATACCCTATCAACTTCTTCGATTACTACATGCATCTAGACGAGGAAGAGGCAAGGAACAAATTTGTAAGTGCCAAAGACTTAGCAGAAAATAATTGCAAATCAAAGAGGGTCCAGGCCTTAGTAGAGTCTATGTTCTTtcaagcgaaaaaaaatttcctccaATTCATTGAAAGTAAAATGAAaggttataatttttttggcgAGCAAAGACATAAGTACACCTACGGCTTTgaaatttttacttttctgtGGTATATGGATAAGGCATATAAGAAGAACAAGtatgagaaaaatattccCCTGAATATAAAACAAAGTGAAGGACTTTTGACTGATATATTGTCGAATGATTGCAAAGATGAGAAGGTACTTCTCGTGGAGTTCCTAGAAATAGGAGGTATCCAAACTTACTCGTGCATaaggaacattttttacacaaaaCATGATGGAATATTACTTGTTTACGACTCCTCAAATAATAAGTCTTACCACAATTTGGCAAAATGGGTATACGAAGTGTATGAACACAGGAAGCTCCCATCGGATATGTTTTGCTCAGCTAAAAGAGGTCGAAATAAATTTTGGAACCTATTCAAGGGTGTCAAGACGGAGGACAAAGGCGGGGCAGAGGACCATTCAGGGAGAGACACATCGAAGGGTTGCACTGACCATGGGGGGTATTTAGACTCTCGGAAGCAGAGAAAAAACGGCACTTATATAAAACACAACGTGAAACACCACGCGGAATACAACGCCGATAGTTATGCCAATCGATATGCTAGTGGCTACTCCGATGGAAATGCTTCTCACCGCGAGAGACACCTTGATGAAGACCCTTTTGCCTCCGGTGATGACTCAGACATCGAAAAAGGACACGCCAAAAAGGGGGACCAATTCCTGAAGGGAGAAATACCTATAGCTTGCGTAGCCACCAAGATCGACAAAAAGAACGCCAAAGAAAAACCAGCCTCTGTGAAGACGCCTGAAacatccattttttacagattttttttcccagaATTTTCTGTCAACGCGACGAATGAAGCTGTTATCGCGAACAAGGATAATGTAAAacggaagaaagaaattttgaaaaagctGGAAAATCATATAACCCAGGCAACAGAAATCAAGGCAAGTTCCATCGATTGTGTCGTTGACCTCGAGAAATTTGTGCACTTCCTCAGGAGCGTTTACGAGAAAAAGTACAACTCGGCTAAGCTGAATGGGTAG